One genomic segment of Phalacrocorax carbo chromosome Z, bPhaCar2.1, whole genome shotgun sequence includes these proteins:
- the LOC104040773 gene encoding nuclear factor interleukin-3-regulated protein: MQLRKMQTLKKEHGPVDTSSNVDKIMVLKSTLAEVSEELSTNEDILLTEASSGKSKSSACRRKREFIPDEKKDAMYWEKRRKNNEAAKRSREKRRLNDLVLENKLIALGEENATLKAELLSLKLKFGLISSAAYAQEIQKLSSSTTVYFQDYQSSKSNINSFVDEHEPSIVGSSCISVIKHSPQSSMSDVSEISSVEHTQPSRIQSSCRSPENKFQIIKQEPMELEREPRDDRGSYKASIYPNYMGATFNVYSHSPPLLQVNRSSSNSPRTSETDDGVVGKSSDGEDEQQVPKGPIHSPVEHKNVHAIVKVPEVNSSALPHKLRIKAKAMQVKVEAMDNDYDATQKLSSPIDMSSKRHFELEKHGAQNLVHSSHTPFSVQVTNIQDWSLKPELWHQKELNVKIQSGCKTGVVEIKDNIYNVSESENLYLKQGIANLSAEVASLKRLITTQQISASDSG; encoded by the coding sequence atgcagctgagaaaaatgcaGACCCTTAAAAAGGAACACGGACCTGTTGACACAAGTAGCAATGTGGACAAAATCATGGTACTTAAGTCAACTTTAGCAGAAGTGTCTGAAGAATTGTCTACAAACGAAGACATACTACTTACTGAAGCAAGCAGTGGAAAAAGCAAATCCTCAGCTTGCCGGAGAAAGCGAGAATTCATTCCAGATGAAAAGAAAGATGCTATGTATTGGGAGAAAAGAcggaaaaataatgaagctgCCAAAAGATCTCGTGAAAAACGACGACTGAATGACCTTGTCTTAGAGAACAAACTAATTGCACTGGGAGAGGAGAATGCCACTTTGAAGGCGGAGCTGCTTTCGCTGAAGCTAAAGTTTGGTTTAATCAGCTCTGCAGCCTATGCCCAAGAGATACAGAAACTCAGTAGCTCAACAACCGTGTATTTCCAAGACTATCAGAGTTCCAAGTCAAATATTAACTCATTTGTAGATGAACATGAACCATCTATAGTTGGTAGCAGTTGTATTTCTGTCATTAAACATTCTCCTCAAAGCTCAATGTCCGACGTGTCTGAAATATCATCCGTAGAGCACACTCAACCAAGTCGTAtacaaagcagctgcagaagtccCGAAAATAAGTTCCAGATCATAAAGCAGGAGCCCATGGAATTAGAGAGAGAGCCAAGAGATGACAGAGGTTCATATAAAGCATCCATATATCCCAACTACATGGGAGCTACCTTTAACGTGTACTCACATTCTCCTCCTCTCTTGCAAGTTAATAGGTCCTCCAGTAATTCCCCCAGAACGTCAGAAACCGATGATGGTGTAGTTGGAAAGTCATCCGATGGAGAAGATGAACAGCAGGTTCCTAAGGGTCCAATCCATTCCCCAGTTGAACATAAAAATGTTCATGCAATAGTTAAAGTTCCAGAAGTGAATTCTTCAGCTTTGCCTCACAAGCTTCGAATTAAAGCCAAAGCCATGCAAGTTAAAGTGGAAGCAATGGATAATGACTATGATGCAACACAGAAATTGTCATCACCCATTGACATGTCCTCAAAAAGACACTTTGAGCTTGAAAAACACGGTGCACAAAACTTGGTGCATTCTTCTCACACTCCTTTCTCGGTTCAAGTGACTAACATCCAAGACTGGTCACTTAAACCAGAGCTCTGGCATCAGAAGGAACTCAATGTAAAAATTCAGAGTGGTTGCAAAACTGGAGTTGTTGAAATAAAAGACAATATCTACAACGTCTCTGAGTCAGAGAACCTGTATTTGAAGCAGGGCATAGCAAACTTATCTGCAGAGGTTGCTTCACTTAAAAGACTTATAACTACACAACAAATCTCTGCGTCAGACTCTGGTTAA
- the LOC135310538 gene encoding uncharacterized protein LOC135310538, which yields MRRPSLLIFRRRLSPSRLVPALRLSEFVRFGVSSEAFGAGVALGELFAAALCGRSQSPRRTFPGPASFRQPGHPGGALTAAEHDIHCCSAREREQLDRPGSPSPPQHVESLVTELEERCPICLGSCEEPGFVMPCFHRFCYPCILQWAEIKPECPLCKRTVTSILHSVQEDDDYMEHVLTPPMTPSVAVRQAGRVPRPPAAHNLHHPGAPQRWAAGGVPRRPVGGLQSPNWMNSFQNQPTLLHILQRWVHQEQEEIFGILSNHGMDTEGPGHMQGVSLQNRRATRVQQPARVAGQGRSRDTHPLRGWQDARAAGEREGSPTVAPGPAASQGGSLTPSPAPTSSPARTSTDELPGTSPVATGEDPSSHPSAPVAIPVEQEEPQEEPGEAVPGPSTSSRGTERSRGGTRRPPKRKTGSSEASPAKKRPAPHQ from the exons ATGAGGCGTCCCTCACTGCTTATATTCAGGCGCCGACTCTCACCCAGCCGGCTCGTGCCCGCACTCCGGCTGAGCGAGTTCGTGAGGTTTGGAGTGTCGAGCGAGGCCTTTGGTGCTGGTGTCGCGCTTGGGGAGTTGTTCgctgcagctctctgtggcCGATCCCAGAGCCCTCGAAGGACCTTCCCTGGCCCTGCCAGCTTCAGGCAGCCGGGGCACCCAGGAGGCGCgctcacagcagcagag CACGACATCCACTGCTGCAGcgccagagagagggagcagcTCGACAGGcccggctcccccagcccaccgcAGCACGTGGAGAGCCTGGtcacagagctggaggagcgctgccccatctgcctgggcagctgcgAGGAGCCCGGCTTTGTCATGCCGTGCTTCCACCGGTTCTGCTACCCCTGCATCCTGCAGTGGGCTGAGATCAAGCCCGAGTGCCCCCTCTGCAAGAGGACAGTGACCTCCATCTTGCACTCGGTGCAGGAGGATGATGATTACATGGAGCATGTCCTCACACCACCCATGACACCATCAGTCGCCGTCCGCCAGGCAGGAAGAGTTCCCAGACCACCAGCCGCCCACAACCTCCATCACCCTGGAGCACCCCAAcggtgggctgcaggaggggtgcCCAGGCGTCCTGTGGGTGGCCTCCAGTCCCCAAACTGGATGAACTCTTTCCAGAACCAGCCAACGCTCCTCCACATCCTGCAGCGCTGGGTCCATCAGGAGCAAGAGGAGATCTTTGGCATCCTCAGCAACCACGGCATGGATACAGAGGGGCCGGGCCACATGCAGGGGGTCTCCCTGCAAAACCGCAGGGCAACACGTGTGCAACAGCCTGCACGTGTCGCTGGGCAAGGGCGCAGCAGAGACACCCACCCTCTGCGGGGCTGGCAGGACGCCCGTGCTGCCGGGGAGCGGGAGGGCAGCCCCACGGTtgcccctggccctgctgcctcccaaggAGGGTCTCTcactcccagcccagcccccaccagcagccctgcaagAACCAGCACAGACGAGCTCCCCGGCACCTCACCCGTTGCCACTGGTGAGGACCCCAGCAGCCACCCCTCTGCTCCTGTTGCCATCCCTGTGGAGCAAGAAGAGCCCCAGGAGGAGCCAGGGGAGGCTGTGCCTGGGCCCTCCACCTCCAGCCGGGGCACTGAACGCTCCCGTGGGGGGACACGGCGACCCCCAAAGAGGAAGACCGGCAGCTCCGAGGCCTCTCCTGCCAAGAAGAGGCCAGCACCACATCAGTGA